The Impatiens glandulifera chromosome 3, dImpGla2.1, whole genome shotgun sequence genome contains a region encoding:
- the LOC124931112 gene encoding expansin-like A2, with translation MNSSMFSSFLHFFFILMISSSATACDRCLHNSKVAYFSSASVISGGACGYGSLAKSFSNGMVAAAAPSIYKNGAGCGSCFKISCKNATLCSKQGTKVIVTDLNKDNRTDFVLTSSAFVAMANKGKERDILNLGILDVEYRRIPCEYKNKNLTVSVDESSHRPSYLAIKFIYQGGQTEIVGVDVAQVGSSNWSFLSRRGNDAVWATSRVPSGALQMRLVVTSGYDGKWIWAKSSVLPADWKAGFTYDSGVQITDITQEGCSSCDEEQI, from the exons ATGAATTCTTCTATGTTTTCTTCTTTCctccacttcttcttcatcctcatGATTTCTTCTTCTGCAACTGCATGTGATCGATGCCTGCATAACTCCAAGGTCGCCTACTTCTCCAGCGCATCTGTCATTTCCG GTGGGGCTTGTGGGTATGGTTCTCTAGCCAAAAGTTTCAGTAACGGAATGGTCGCTGCTGCTGCTCCTTCCATCTACAAAAATGGAGCTGGCTGTGGTTCCTGTTTTAAG ATAAGTTGCAAGAACGCCACTCTGTGTAGTAAACAGGGGACGAAAGTGATAGTGACAGATCTCAACAAGGACAACCGCACAGATTTTGTCCTTACCAGTAGTGCTTTTGTCGCCATGGCTAACAAAGGCAAGGAGCGCGATATTCTCAATCTGGGTATTCTCGATGTCGAATACAGAAG AATACCATGTGAATACAAGAACAAGAACTTGACAGTTAGTGTGGATGAGAGTAGCCATAGACCAAGCTATCTCGCCATCAAATTCATCTATCAAGGCGGTCAGACAGAGATTGTCGGAGTTGACGTGGCTCAG GTTGGTTCTTCGAACTGGAGTTTCTTGAGCCGGCGAGGCAACGATGCGGTGTGGGCGACGAGTAGAGTCCCAAGCGGCGCATTGCAAATGAGATTAGTGGTGACTTCGGGGTACGACGGGAAGTGGATTTGGGCGAAAAGTAGTGTTCTTCCGGCGGACTGGAAAGCGGGATTCACATACGATTCCGGCGTTCAAATAACGGATATAACTCAggaaggatgctcatcttgtgATGAAGAACAAATCTGA